DNA sequence from the Treponema sp. OMZ 838 genome:
CCATTTCGGTGAGCTTTCCTTCTGCGATATCCCGTTCGATAAAGATATCCAAGAACGTGGAGGTACGCCCAATCGACATGGCCGCTCCGTCTTGATCTTTTGTAGCGGCAAGGAATGCAAAGTATACCCACTGTACCGCCTCCCGCGCATTTTCAGCAGGACGCTTTACATCAAAGCCGTAGCTTTCGCACATCCGGACAAAGGCCTCCAGCGCTTTTATTTGGTCGCTGATTTCTTCGCGGTAGCGGATATCCGATTCGCTTAATTCATTTACATCAAGCTGCTGCATCGCTTCTTTGCGTTCCTGTATCAAGTTGTCAACGCCGTACAGTGCGACACGGCGGTAGTCTCCGATAATACGTCCCCGTCCGTAGGCATCGGGCAAACCGGTGATAATGCCCGACTTGCGCACTGCACGCATCTCATCGGTATAGACGGAAAAAACGCCGTCGTTATGCGTCTTCCGGTACTTGGTAAAGATTTCTTTGGTGAGCGGGTCAAGTTCATATCCGTAGGCTTTCAGCGCATTCTCGACAACGTGCCAACCACCCTTAACGTAGATACCGCGTTTGAGCGGAACATCCGTCTGCAAACCGACAATAACTTCATCATCTTTTAAGATGTACCCTGCACCGTAAGCATCGATCCCTTGAGGCTTTTTGGTTTCAGCGTCATATACGCCCCGTTTTGTCTCTTCTTTAAACATTTCCGTGAGTTTATTCCACACACGCAATGTTTTCTCCGTAGCAGGAGTCAAAAAGCCGTCATCTCCCGTATAGGGAGTATAGTTATTTTGGATGAAGTCGCGTACATCGATACCGGTGCGCCAACAATCACCCTTAAATGAAGAAAAATAGTCAGACCACTTATTCATGGTGTAACTCCTTATGTTGTGATATCCCTTACTTCAAACTATGAGTTTTGTTGCAAGGAGCTTACATATTAGAGAAAAAAATATATTAAAGCAAGCACTTTATAGCAAAAAATAATAAAACGCTTGCAAAAAGTACCGGAACTGCATAGAATACCGGAGTAACTTCAGCAGCCACAATAAGGCTGCCTCGTTATCCGTCGAGTTTCGGCAAAGCTGAAACATCGCTTATTAAACATGTGCGCTTTCCGCGCACTAATTCAACAGTTTCCAAAATGCACATTTTATTCAACTGTTGAATTTTAAGGAATGCTATGCTTGACTATCGATTTATCAAAAATAATTTGGAAGCGGTTAAACAAAATATTATTAACCGCGCTATGCATGCCGATGCAGAGGCTGCCGTCCGCCTCTTTGACGAACGGACTGAGATGGTAACTGCGCTGCAAGGGTTACAGGCAAAACGGAATGAAAACTCTCTTGCAATGAAGAAAGCAAAGGATGCTGCAGAGCGTAACGCGCTTATCGAAACCGGTAAGGCGATTAAAGCTGAAATTGCGGCTGCAGAAACAGCATTAAAAGAAAAAGAAGCGGCACTTGATGCTGCAATGATGCAGATTCCGAACATGGCGCACCCTGATGCTCCTGTCGGCAAAGAAGATACGGAAAACTGCGAAGTAAAACAGGTTGGTACCGTTCCTCAGTTTGATTTTGAGCCGAAAGACCATGTCCAGCTTGCGGAAGCACTCGATTTAATCGACTTTGATGCCGCAACAAAGGTTTCCGGCGTAAAATTCTACTATCTTAAAAATGAAGCGGTATTCCTGGAGCAAGCGCTGGTATTGTACGGTCTGAATATCCTTCGCAAACACGGCTTTACTCCGTTTATTACCCCGGATGTCGCAAAAGAAGAAATTCTCCGTGGTATCGGCTTTAATCCGCGCGGAAGCGAGTCAAATGTCTATACTATAGAAGATGAAGGCACCTGCCTTGTCGCCACGGCGGAAATTACCCTCGGCGGATATCACTCGGACGAAATACTTGAAAAAGCAAAGCTCCCGTTGATGTATTGCGGCCTTTCGCACTGCTTCCGGCGCGAAGCGGGAGCGGCAGGTCAGTTCTCTAAGGGACTGTACCGTGTGCATCAGTTCACCAAGTTGGAGATGTTCGTATACTGCACCCCCGAAGAATCCGATGCAATCCACGAAAAACTCCGCCTTATCGAAGAGGAAATCTTCACCGGTTTAGGCATTGCGTTCCGCGTTGTCGATACCTGCACCGGCGACCTCGGTGCTCCCGCCTACCGTAAATGGGACCTGGAAGCATGGATGCCCGGACGCAACGGCGGGGAATGGGGAGAAGTTACCTCTACCTCGAACTGTACCGACTATCAGGCACGCCGCCTCAATGTACGGTTTAAAGACGATGACGGAAAAAATAAATACGTGCACATGCTGAACGGTACGGCAATTGCCGTATCCCGCGCGCTTGTCGCTATTATCGAAAACTACCAGCAGAAGGACGGCAGTATCAAAATCCCTGAAGCGCTGGTTCCCTATTGCGGTTTTGATGTCATCAAAAAGAGATAAGGCTGTCAAAAATAATGCTTGCATAACCCTGTAAATATTTATATAATAGAGGGCAATTTACTAAATTTCTGGAGTATTTATGAGCGGAGTAAGTATCGCGTTATTGGTATTTTTCATTATAGTTGCATTTTTGATTGTCGGACTGGTATTATTACAGAATGAAGAAGGCGACAGCTTAGGTGGCCTTTTTTCAGGCGGATCGAATTCGGCGTTTGGTTCGCGTTCCGGTAACGTACTGACAAGAGCAACCTATACACTGATAACGCTCTTTTTTGTTGTTACGTTTTTCCTTGCATGGCTGAATAAAAGCCCCGGTGACTCCGGTTTGCAGCAGGATGCTCAAATTCAGCAAGCGGAAACGGCAACCGAATGGTGGAAAGAGACATCATCCGATGCTAATGGAGCCGGCAATACGGAGAATACCGAAACGGCGCCTCAATCTTCCGAGGAAACTGCTGCCGAAAATACATCTCATTAAGCAGTACCCTCGTATTTAATAACTGTTGCTTGAAATATGCATTCAAATAAGTTGCAGCGAGATGAATATATCGCTATTTCATTCTAGGATTATTCCTCTATAGAAGGGGTGTACGAGCAGGCATGAAATATTTTATTACATTCGTTAGCATACTTTTTTTAATGGCCGGTCTGGTATTTTGTACGGATTTAACACCGCTCTCATTTTATACCGAACCGGCTTTATTCCCCTTTAATGCAGTAGTAGGTATTGTAGAAGACAGTCATGAGTGTCTGTACTTTGCTACCCATTCGGGACTCATTAAATATAACGGAATTACCACCCAAAAATATGAGCATCTCCCTTTTGATAATACGACCATGCGTTCAAGTCAGATTCAAACCATGTATATGGACACTGATGATGTGCTGTGGCTCGGTACCTATAACGGATTAGAGCGTTTCGATATCAAAAGCGGCACGATCAATCATTTTCCTGTCAGCGATGATGTGATTACAGCGATTTTCCGCGATTCAAAACGGCACCTATGGGTAGGAACGATCAATGGATTATACTTTTGCCGTGACGGAAGCTGTAAAAACTTTATTCCTTTTAATAACCATCAATATAATTCTTTTATCGGGAACAATACCATCAGATCAATCAGCGAAGATTCCCGCGGCATCATCTACGCCTCAACGTATGACGGGGTATGGCAATACAATGAATCGGAAGGGTCTTTTGAACCGTGCAGTCTTATACCTGAAGGATGCCCCGGAAAAAACGGTGTTGTATACCACTTCATAGAAGATACCAACGGCGTATACTGGCTTTCCGTCTGGGGTGTAGGGCTTGTCCGTATTACGCCCGGCAAAAACAGTTATGAAGTATATTCGCTGCCGGATGCACGGATATATACGCTCTATAATAATTTTATCACCAATGAGTACATTGCCGCAGGAACGTGGGGCGGCGGTATATACATCATCAATAAAAGAACAAAGGAAGTCATTCCATATAAAGCCAATCCGAATATGGTGGGGTCTTTAACCAATAATGTCATATATTCATTCTTTATCAATAAATATAATATGTTGTTTGTCGGAACGGCGGATGCGCTAAACATAGCAGATTTAAGCCGCCAGTCGGGCGACATCGCAGTACCGCTCTATACCGAAACTGCCGGAAACAACAAGAAATTATCGCATCTTGATGACACTATTGCCTGTTTAGCCTCCAGTGATAACTGCATTTGGGCGGCTTCAAATAATATCCTTGTACGCTATAACTTTAATGAGCGTGAGCCGGAAGAGTTTCCGGTCACAATGGGGAAAAATGAGGTGAACGGCGCGATCATTTATTCCATCAGCGTTGTAAACGATACGAAAGCCTGGATCGGTACCAACAAAGGTTTATTTTTCTTTGATTCAACTACTGCTTCATTTACGCCTATTTCATTATATAACAACAGAATATCCGATACCTCAAGTTTTTTAGTACACTCTCTCTATCAAGATTCAGATGATACTCTCTGGATAGGCACGTATGGTGCAGGTCTTATCCATTTTTCCCCAGAAAACGGTATTCTAGAGCAGTATCGTCATTCCGATGCCCCGCGCTCGTTAAGTAACGACATTGTCTTTTTTATCAATCGGGACAGCCGCGGTACACTGTGGATTGGAACAAATAAAGGCTTATGCCGGTACATTCCCGAAACAGAGGATTTTACTTCATATTTATATAATGTAAATAAACCGACGGGAATTTCCTCCAACCGTGTCGATTCTTTTTGCGAAGATTTGGAGGGGACACTATGGTTTGGTACAAACGATGGCGGTATCTGCCGCTTTGACCCCAAAACAGAACTCTTCCATACCTATACAAAGGATGTCGGCCTCTCCTCCAATCAGATCATCGGCATAACCGATGCGGATGACGGCTTTTTATGGATAGCGGGACTCAAATATTTAAATTTATTCGATATAGCACACGAAACAGCCCAAGCATATAATATCGCCAACATACGCCAATATGGTTATTTTTCCTGCCCCCCTATCGCTTTAAAAAATAAAGGATTATTTTTCTTTGGTACCGATAAGGGAATATTAAAGATATCTCAAGAAAAGCTCTATGCCTTCCGGCTTCAATTTGTACCTATTAAAATACGGGCACTTACCGCAGACGGACAACCGGTTAATCTTTATACAAAAAAACAGCCGCTCACATTCGACTACAAAACCAATGATATTAAAATTTCATTTGCAGCGCCCTACTCTTCCCGGCACAAAAAGCCGGTTTACGCATATAAATTAACCGGTATTGATAAAGACTGGATCGTTTCATCAGACCGAAACTATGTACGATATACACACTTACCACCCGGATCGTATACGTTCTCAGTAAAAAATGCAGCCGAGGGGAAGAATATCGTACACGACAGTATCTCGTTCACGATACGGCAAAGTTTCCTTATCTCCCCCGTTATGATTTGGTTTTATATCGTAGTAGTCTCGATTATGGTTTTCTTAGCCTACAAAATCCATAAGCTCTATTGGTTGCAGCGGTATGCAGATCTGCTTGAAGAAAAACAGCTGGTATTGATACAAGACAACTTTACTCTTAAAGAGCTTTCCCTGCTCGATCACTTAACCGGAATAGGCAACCGTCGGTATATCGATATGCTCGGCTTAAAAATATGGCAAATGGCGATGGAGCATAAGACATCGATAGCAGTCATGATGTTCGATATCGACTTCTTTAAAAATTATAACGACCGCTTCGGTCATCAGGCAGGTGATGAACTGCTGCATTTAATCGGCGCTGATTTAAAAAAGCGCATTAGAACGGAAACAGACTTAATAGGTCGATACGGCGGTGAAGAATTTTTGATTGTAATGTATAATTTGCTTCCCGAAAAAGCGATGCATATTGCGGAAGGAATCCGAAAAACGATAGCAACAATGCATGAGCGGCACGCTAAAGAGATGGTAGGAGAAGCAACTATCAGTATCGGAGTTTTTGCAGGAGAACCTACCGAAAAAGACACCTTTGAACACATGATCCATAAAGCGGACTGTGCGCTCTACCGTGCAAAACAGACCGGAAGAAATAAAGTGGTATTTTACGACACAACAATGGAACAGCTAATCAGCTGTAACTAATGTACCGGTTAATTTTAAAATAGATTTATCGGCACTTCTCAATAGTAACAAGGAGCAGCGCGTGCTTAACACTATGCGAAATATCGGCATTATGGCGCATATCGATGCCGGAAAAACAACAACAACCGAACGTATTCTTTTTTATACCGGAAAAATTCACCGTATCGGAGAAATTGATGACGGAGCGGCGGCAATGGACTGGATGCAGCAGGAACAAGATCGGGGTATCACCATTCAAAGTGCTGCAACGACAACCTATTGGCGTGATCATCAAATCAATATTATCGACACACCCGGACACGTTGACTTTACCGCCGAGGTAGAACGCTCACTGCGCGTACTCGACGGCGCGGTTGCCGTACTCTGTGCGGTAGGCTGGGTGCAACCGCAGACGGAAACGGTGTGGCGGCAGGCGGATCACTACCACGTACCGCGCATCTGTTTTGTAAACAAGATGGATAGAATCGGCGCCGATTTTTTTGCGGCGATGGAGGATGTCAAAGAGAAATTCGGCTGCACGGTAATGCCGCTTGAAATTCCCATCGGCAGTGCAGAAAGTTTTGAAGGCGTTATCGACCTTATAACAATGGAAGAAATCCGCTGGGATGCGGAAACCGAAGGGGAAAAATTCACCCGCAGCCCGCTTTCCGACCAATACCGTGCGGAGGCGGAAAAATACCGCGAAAAAATGCTGGATGTTGTTTCCGCCTACTCCGATACGGTAACGGAGTTGATGCTTGAAGGAGAACCCATTCCGGCAGACTTGATTAAAAAAGAAATCCGTACCGCGGTACTCAAACGGCAGTATATTCCGTTTTTGTGCGGATCTTCACGGCGCAATACCGGTATTCAGCCGCTCATCGATGCTATCGTAGACTATCTCCCTGCTCCCGATGAAGTTGCACCTGCCGAAGGAATTCAGCTGAAAAAAGAAACGCCTGTTTCCGTTCCCTGCAAAAGCGACGGCGTGCCGCTCGGCTTGGTCTTTAAGATTCAATATGACCGAGAAGCGGGCGCGCTCTGTTATGTCCGCATGTATTCGGGAAAAATAAAGGCAGGCGATCAGGTATATAATGTTGGCAAGAAAAAACGTGAGCGGATCGGCCGTATCCTGCGGATGCACTCCAATAAGTCCGAACCGATGGACAGCGTGGAAGCGGGCGATATTGCCGTATTTGTCGGGCTCAAATTGGCACAAACGGGCGACACACTCGGCAGTGAGGGAATGCCGATACTCCTTGAATCCATGCAGTTCCCCGAACCGGTTATCTCCGTAGCAATCGAACCGAAAAGTCTTTCGGAAAGTGATAAACTCAAAGAAACACTCGCGATTCTATCACGGGAAGATCCTACCTTTATAAGCCGTGAGGATGCGGAAACGGGACAGCTCATTATCTCAGGTATGGGCGAGCTGCATTTGGATGTTCTTACAACCCGTATGCTGCAGGATTTTAAGGTGGAAGCCCGTATCGGCAAGCCGCAGGTAACCTACCGCGAATCCGTTACACAAACGGTAGAACACACCGAGCGGTTCAGCAAGGTGCTCGCCGGCAAAGAACAGACAGCACAGCTCACACTCCGTATCGAACCGCTTGAACGAGGTTCGGGAAACAGCTTTAAGAACACGGTTAAGGTTTCTACGGGAGGCACTCCGCAGGCGCATTCCCTGCCTGAAGATATTGTCGAGGCGGTGGAACACGCGATTCGCGGCGCCTTTAATTCGGGTATTCAATACGGCTATCCGTGCGTAGACATCGGCGTAACCCTCATCGATGCCCAATACGACGAGCTGACTGCGACAACCTTCGCGTTTGAAGCCGCCGCTGCGATGGGCTTTGACGAGGCGTGCCAAAAAGCCGCCCCCGAACTGCTTGAGCCGGTAATGAATGTCGATATCCTCTGTCCTAAGGAATTTGTCGGAGATGCGATGAGTCAGATGACGCAGCGCGGCGGCATGGTACTCGGCATGGATTCAAAGCCGAATATCGATGTTGTTCATGCACAAGCGCCGATGGCGAAACTCTTCGGCTTTTCCACCGATTTACGTTCCGTTACGCAGGGCCGCGCCTCTTTTACGATGAGCTTTAGCCATTTTGAAATTAAAAAAGGCGGTCTCGGCAGCTAATCGCATAGCCGGTAAGTTAACCGGCAAAACAGGTGCCGACATCCCACGCGGCACGAATCATCGGGTGGTCTTCCGGTACTTTTTTAACCTTATCGGCGACCTTACTGAGCGGTACGGCAGTGATAACACCCTGTTGCAGAGCTGTCATAACCCCGTATCGTTCCTCCGCGGCGAACTCGGCAGCAGCAGCGCCGAAGCGCGTCGCCAATATACGGTCATAACCTGAAGGAGTACCGCCGCGCTGTAAATAGCCGAGCACCGTCACCCGTGCATCGGCGCCGGTAGCCGCTTCTATCTCCCCTGCAACCCGATAGCCGATTGAACCGACCATAGATTTACGCGCTTCCTTTAAAGCTTTTTTGTTCATATCCTTTTCGCTAAACGATACGGCGCCTTCAGCGACTGCAACAACTGAAAAGTTTTTTCCTTTTCTACGGCGTTCCTGTAAGTGCTCGGCTATTGCTTCAATCCGATAGGGGATTTCCGGGATGATAATGACATCGCTGCCGCCGGCAATACCCGCGTAGAGCGCAAGCCATCCCGCCTTATGCCCCATAATTTCTATCACCATAATACGGTTATGACTTGCCGCCGTCGTATGCAGCCGGTCGATCGCATCCGTTGCAATATCAAGCGCGGTGTGGAAGCCGAAGCTCATATCATTATGCACAATATCGTTGTCGATGGTTTTCGGAATACCGATGATGTTCAGCCCTTCATCTACGAGCATATCGGCAGTAGTCTGCGACCCATTACCGCCAAGAACGGCAAGACAGTCTAAACGTAAGTCTTTGTAGTTTTTTTTGATACAGTCCACCGCCCCGCTGCCGTCCGCATTACGCCAGCCGCGGTCTTTAAACGGTTTTTCACGGGAAGCACCCAAGATCGTCCCCCCGCGCGCGAGGATGCCGGAAAGATCTTGCTCCGTCAATATATGGTACTTATTTTCGATGAGTCCGCGGTATCCTTGCTCAATACCGACCACTTCCATTCCGTAACGGTTCATCGCTGTCCGAGCTAAAGCTCTGATAGCAGCGTTTAATCCGGGAGCATCGCCCCCCGATGTTAAAATGCCGAGGCGTTTATGTGTAGTCATATAAAGAGAATACCCTGCTTTCCCCGCTTATGCAAGCGAAAAAATCCGGGCAAACGCATCAGATTGTTTTTTAACAGCCCCGCAGAATAATTGGGGCTGCTCAACCTTTCCTTTTGAAAACAGGCGGTGTGGAATTACACTGGTAACAAACGGAAAGTTTCAGTATACTGAAAAAATGAGTGAATTGATACAACCGAAAGTTCTTAAAGGGTTTAGAGATTTTTTGCCGCGCGATGAAATACGGCGGGCTCTTTTAATCGAAACCGTTACTAATGTATTTAGAAATGCAGGGTTTGTGCCCATCGACACCCCTGCTTTGGAATATTCCGAAGTGCTATTGCGCAAAAGCAATGGGGAAACCGAAAAGCAAGTATTCCGTTTTAACGATAACGGCGGCCGGGACATTGCGCTTCGTTTTGACCTGACCGTTCCCTTTGCCCGCTTTATTGCGGAGCACTACAGCGAATTATATTTTCCGTTTAAGCGATATCATATTGCAAAAGTCTGGCGCGGCGAAAAACCGCAGGCGGGGCGTTACCGCGAATTTATTCAATGTGATTTTGACAGCGTCGGTTCGGACTGTGCCTATACCGATTTTGAGATCCTAAAAGTTATGTATAGTGCTCTCAAAGCGCTCGGCGTTACAAACTTCCGTATTCATATTTCGCACCGCGGCATATTCAATCGGTTTTTGGACAGGCTGGATCTAAAGGATAAAAGCGAAGACATTCTCCGCATTGTCGATAAATTGGCAAAAATCGGCAAAGAGGAGGTAATCGAACAACTCGCGGAAATTGCCGGAGCTGAAAAGGCTGAAAAAATCGTGCAATACAGCAGCGGCCTTTCAGCAGGCAGCGATTTTGAAACAATCCTTGCGCACATAGAAGCGCTTGCAGGAGGCGCCGCCCCCGATACTGGCCGGTTGCGGGACGTATATCAGCTCCTATACGACGCAGGTATCGCGGACAGCTTCATACTTGACCCCTCCATTACACGCGGTCTTGACTACTACACCGGCATTGTGTACGAAACCTTTTTAACCGACCTTCCGCAGCTCGGCTCGGTTTGTTCCGGCGGCCGCTACGACAATTTAACGGGACTCTACATGAAGGATACGGTGAGCGGGGTCGGCGCTTCGATCGGACTTGACCGTCTCCTCGCAGGATTGGAGCAGCTCGGTATCGGATCCAAAGAGGCCGGTTTTATCGACGCAATCGTATTTTACGAGAAAGGTAACGCCATCCGCCTGAACAGTGCAGCGGCGACTTATCTGGAACAATGCGGCTGCCGTGTAGAAGTATTCCCCGAACCTAAGAAGATACAGCAGCAGTACGGCTATGCCGAAAAGAAAGGCATCGACTGGGGGCTTTTTATCGAGCCGCTGCCGGAAGGTTCCGATAGCAACAGCGAACCGAACAATCTCTCCGTTTCTCCGGCATCGCAGAACTGTGCCGAAATGTCGGTGCGCCTTAAACACCTGCCGACCCGGACGGAAACCACCCTATTATTAAAAGATGTTCCGGCAGCTCTGAAAGGCGGTAAACAATGATTATTGCGATAGACGGCCCGGCAGGTTCGGGCAAAAGTACCGTTGCAAAAATGATCGCGGCGGATTTGGGCTTCACCTTTATGAACACCGGCAGCTTTTACCGTGCGCTCACCCTCGCAGTTCTGCGGTCATTAGGCGGGGATGAAAGCGGCGCCGGCGCAGAAAAACCGGATTTGGAAAACGAAGTAAAGTGGACGGATTTCGCAAAAACCGTATCGCTTGAATACAAGCAGGACGGAATGTATTTAGACGGATCCTGTGTGGAAGCATATCTCCGCAGCGATGCCGTGGAATCGGTTGTTGCAGCTCTCTCCGCGATTGTGCCAATTCGGCATCTCATCAATAAAAAAATCCGTGCTGCGGCGGCAAAACTGAACATCGTCTGCGAAGGTAGAGATATGACCACCGTGGTATTTCCCGATGCCGAATGCAAGGTCTACCTCGATGCTTCCGCCGAGGCACGGGCACGGCGCCGCTTTGAACAAGGTACCAGCAATCTTTCGGAAGCCGAAATACGGAAAAGTATTGAAGAACGGGATGCTATCGACCGGAATAAAAAAGAAGGCAGTCTAAAAATTGCTGAAGATGCTTTCTATTTAGATACATCGGACTTGACCATAATGCAGGTTTGTGAGAAAATAAAAGACAAAATACACGATAAAGGGTTATTTATGGAACAAAAGGAAGTGGCAATGGATGCAGTTACAAATTCCGATCAGAGCATCCAAACACAATTACCAGAGGAGTATTTAAATTTTGAATCTCCTGAAGTCGGAACATTAAAAGAAGGCCGTATTATCGCGATAACTGATGATTCGGTTTTTATTGACGTTGGCGGTAAATCGGAAGGACGCGTCGCACGCGAAGAATTTACCGAAGAGCCCAAGATCGGCGATACCGTACAGGTATACATTGAAAAGACCGAGGCAACTGACGGTAAGCTGATTATTTCCAAAGAAAAAGCAGACCGTAACATTTTACGCAAAGAGTTGCAAAATGCATATCGGAATAAAACTCCGGTAACAGGCGTCATCAAAAAGCTTGTAAACAAAAGCGGATATGATGTCGATCTCGGTGCAAATATGATTGCATTCTTACCGATCAGTCAAGCTGCTGCGCAGAAAGTAGACAAGCCTGAATCCCTGTTAGGCGAAAAGGGATCTTTCTATATTGAAAAGATGGTCTTTGACCGCAAGGGAAACAGAGATAATATTGTAGTTAATAGAAGAAAATATCTTGAAGATACGCTGGAAAAAAACCGCGAGGCATTTTTTGAAAATACCAATATCGGTGACGTTGTAAAAGGTACCGTAAAAAGCTTTACCAGCTTCGGAGCATTTATCGATCTCGGCGGTTTTGACGGTTTGCTCCATATCAACGATATGAGCTGGGGCCATGTTACCCGTCCGAAGG
Encoded proteins:
- the serS gene encoding serine--tRNA ligase, with amino-acid sequence MLDYRFIKNNLEAVKQNIINRAMHADAEAAVRLFDERTEMVTALQGLQAKRNENSLAMKKAKDAAERNALIETGKAIKAEIAAAETALKEKEAALDAAMMQIPNMAHPDAPVGKEDTENCEVKQVGTVPQFDFEPKDHVQLAEALDLIDFDAATKVSGVKFYYLKNEAVFLEQALVLYGLNILRKHGFTPFITPDVAKEEILRGIGFNPRGSESNVYTIEDEGTCLVATAEITLGGYHSDEILEKAKLPLMYCGLSHCFRREAGAAGQFSKGLYRVHQFTKLEMFVYCTPEESDAIHEKLRLIEEEIFTGLGIAFRVVDTCTGDLGAPAYRKWDLEAWMPGRNGGEWGEVTSTSNCTDYQARRLNVRFKDDDGKNKYVHMLNGTAIAVSRALVAIIENYQQKDGSIKIPEALVPYCGFDVIKKR
- the secG gene encoding preprotein translocase subunit SecG; its protein translation is MSGVSIALLVFFIIVAFLIVGLVLLQNEEGDSLGGLFSGGSNSAFGSRSGNVLTRATYTLITLFFVVTFFLAWLNKSPGDSGLQQDAQIQQAETATEWWKETSSDANGAGNTENTETAPQSSEETAAENTSH
- a CDS encoding diguanylate cyclase — protein: MKYFITFVSILFLMAGLVFCTDLTPLSFYTEPALFPFNAVVGIVEDSHECLYFATHSGLIKYNGITTQKYEHLPFDNTTMRSSQIQTMYMDTDDVLWLGTYNGLERFDIKSGTINHFPVSDDVITAIFRDSKRHLWVGTINGLYFCRDGSCKNFIPFNNHQYNSFIGNNTIRSISEDSRGIIYASTYDGVWQYNESEGSFEPCSLIPEGCPGKNGVVYHFIEDTNGVYWLSVWGVGLVRITPGKNSYEVYSLPDARIYTLYNNFITNEYIAAGTWGGGIYIINKRTKEVIPYKANPNMVGSLTNNVIYSFFINKYNMLFVGTADALNIADLSRQSGDIAVPLYTETAGNNKKLSHLDDTIACLASSDNCIWAASNNILVRYNFNEREPEEFPVTMGKNEVNGAIIYSISVVNDTKAWIGTNKGLFFFDSTTASFTPISLYNNRISDTSSFLVHSLYQDSDDTLWIGTYGAGLIHFSPENGILEQYRHSDAPRSLSNDIVFFINRDSRGTLWIGTNKGLCRYIPETEDFTSYLYNVNKPTGISSNRVDSFCEDLEGTLWFGTNDGGICRFDPKTELFHTYTKDVGLSSNQIIGITDADDGFLWIAGLKYLNLFDIAHETAQAYNIANIRQYGYFSCPPIALKNKGLFFFGTDKGILKISQEKLYAFRLQFVPIKIRALTADGQPVNLYTKKQPLTFDYKTNDIKISFAAPYSSRHKKPVYAYKLTGIDKDWIVSSDRNYVRYTHLPPGSYTFSVKNAAEGKNIVHDSISFTIRQSFLISPVMIWFYIVVVSIMVFLAYKIHKLYWLQRYADLLEEKQLVLIQDNFTLKELSLLDHLTGIGNRRYIDMLGLKIWQMAMEHKTSIAVMMFDIDFFKNYNDRFGHQAGDELLHLIGADLKKRIRTETDLIGRYGGEEFLIVMYNLLPEKAMHIAEGIRKTIATMHERHAKEMVGEATISIGVFAGEPTEKDTFEHMIHKADCALYRAKQTGRNKVVFYDTTMEQLISCN
- the fusA gene encoding elongation factor G, with product MLNTMRNIGIMAHIDAGKTTTTERILFYTGKIHRIGEIDDGAAAMDWMQQEQDRGITIQSAATTTYWRDHQINIIDTPGHVDFTAEVERSLRVLDGAVAVLCAVGWVQPQTETVWRQADHYHVPRICFVNKMDRIGADFFAAMEDVKEKFGCTVMPLEIPIGSAESFEGVIDLITMEEIRWDAETEGEKFTRSPLSDQYRAEAEKYREKMLDVVSAYSDTVTELMLEGEPIPADLIKKEIRTAVLKRQYIPFLCGSSRRNTGIQPLIDAIVDYLPAPDEVAPAEGIQLKKETPVSVPCKSDGVPLGLVFKIQYDREAGALCYVRMYSGKIKAGDQVYNVGKKKRERIGRILRMHSNKSEPMDSVEAGDIAVFVGLKLAQTGDTLGSEGMPILLESMQFPEPVISVAIEPKSLSESDKLKETLAILSREDPTFISREDAETGQLIISGMGELHLDVLTTRMLQDFKVEARIGKPQVTYRESVTQTVEHTERFSKVLAGKEQTAQLTLRIEPLERGSGNSFKNTVKVSTGGTPQAHSLPEDIVEAVEHAIRGAFNSGIQYGYPCVDIGVTLIDAQYDELTATTFAFEAAAAMGFDEACQKAAPELLEPVMNVDILCPKEFVGDAMSQMTQRGGMVLGMDSKPNIDVVHAQAPMAKLFGFSTDLRSVTQGRASFTMSFSHFEIKKGGLGS
- a CDS encoding 6-phosphofructokinase; translation: MTTHKRLGILTSGGDAPGLNAAIRALARTAMNRYGMEVVGIEQGYRGLIENKYHILTEQDLSGILARGGTILGASREKPFKDRGWRNADGSGAVDCIKKNYKDLRLDCLAVLGGNGSQTTADMLVDEGLNIIGIPKTIDNDIVHNDMSFGFHTALDIATDAIDRLHTTAASHNRIMVIEIMGHKAGWLALYAGIAGGSDVIIIPEIPYRIEAIAEHLQERRRKGKNFSVVAVAEGAVSFSEKDMNKKALKEARKSMVGSIGYRVAGEIEAATGADARVTVLGYLQRGGTPSGYDRILATRFGAAAAEFAAEERYGVMTALQQGVITAVPLSKVADKVKKVPEDHPMIRAAWDVGTCFAG
- the hisS gene encoding histidine--tRNA ligase, with translation MSELIQPKVLKGFRDFLPRDEIRRALLIETVTNVFRNAGFVPIDTPALEYSEVLLRKSNGETEKQVFRFNDNGGRDIALRFDLTVPFARFIAEHYSELYFPFKRYHIAKVWRGEKPQAGRYREFIQCDFDSVGSDCAYTDFEILKVMYSALKALGVTNFRIHISHRGIFNRFLDRLDLKDKSEDILRIVDKLAKIGKEEVIEQLAEIAGAEKAEKIVQYSSGLSAGSDFETILAHIEALAGGAAPDTGRLRDVYQLLYDAGIADSFILDPSITRGLDYYTGIVYETFLTDLPQLGSVCSGGRYDNLTGLYMKDTVSGVGASIGLDRLLAGLEQLGIGSKEAGFIDAIVFYEKGNAIRLNSAAATYLEQCGCRVEVFPEPKKIQQQYGYAEKKGIDWGLFIEPLPEGSDSNSEPNNLSVSPASQNCAEMSVRLKHLPTRTETTLLLKDVPAALKGGKQ